In a genomic window of Amblyomma americanum isolate KBUSLIRL-KWMA chromosome 4, ASM5285725v1, whole genome shotgun sequence:
- the LOC144129600 gene encoding uncharacterized protein LOC144129600: MAVADVSAAMLVLIDGVETRVYAVLDEHGTHMKNDDGFLYETEGDLRISVLRVEEPMRNTPPPTVPAAVEDSSRGAPSPLWQTTPPPVCQPTPSPGPSCYSPLPSGGGERDAWNERKSRFLITKYKEAKDNIGRKGGFRTKKAMWEKLTDQINSEFGCHLTPLQVENKWKTMERAYKKSKAKNGSSGHSRAACLYERELSEVLERAPHYSCGIACTRKNSCLWL; the protein is encoded by the exons ATGGCCGTAGCAGACGTTTCCGCAGCCATGCTCGTCTTGATCGACGGCGTCGAGACACGGGTATACGCCGTGCTTGACGAGCATGGCACGCATATGAAAAACGACGATGGATTCCTTTATGAGACGGAAG GCGACCTTCGCATCAGTGTGCTACGTGTAGAGGAACCCATGCGCAACACACCTCCACCGACGGTACCGGCTGCCGTTGAGGACAGCAGTCGGGGCGCGCCGTCGCCTCTTTGGCAGACCACGCCGCCGCCAGTCTGTCAGCCCACGCCGTCGCCAGGGCCGTCATGTTATTCGCCGCTACCGTCCGGCGGCGGCGAACGCGATGCGTGGAACGAAAGAAAATCAAGATTTTTGATTACTAAATATAAAGAAGCCAAGGACAACATTGGCAGAAAGGGTGGCTTTAG GACAAAAAAGGCCATGTGGGAGAAGCTTACGGACCAAATCAACAGTGAATTTGGCTGCCACCTGACGCCACTGCAggtggaaaataaatggaaaacAATGGAGAGGGCATATAAGAAATCAAAAGCAAAAAATGGCTCGTCTGGACATTCGCGAGCAGCCTGCTTGTACGAACG ggaaCTCTCCGAGGTGCTAGAAAGAGCACCACATTACTCCTGTGGCATTGCTTGCACCAGGAAGAATAGTTGC TTGTGGCTCTAA